A genomic segment from Pleurodeles waltl isolate 20211129_DDA chromosome 9, aPleWal1.hap1.20221129, whole genome shotgun sequence encodes:
- the LOC138259758 gene encoding uncharacterized protein F54H12.2-like — METAPFYITLPSNASKHMFPDNQISNYTVNLAKPVDLKGSLDVALKEIQYPRTWNTFTKHKAKFNIKHEQDPVSIHVGFPHGYYPSVTSVVDAISSIEKYANINLVSDKPTQTSIENSFFMEVSPLATLTPLAPIEFFVSGSTDMYLDLNNTLLHLVCKITKANGANIDDEAKVAPIANPIATMFNQVDINMGDLLITQSDNMYAYRAYIESILNNSREALNTQFSPGLFYKDTHAHFKDRALDGGNDGFKKRDSFAAGSRQFDLLGRVHSDLFFQDRLLVNGIDLKIKLNCNKGVFHLISGDAEQYKLVILSANLFVKRVKRSPSVRLAHPEALQLSNAKYAIERVALKIFSIPAGTRLTQQQNLFMGQLPKLIIIGAVIPAKPFIPSFGTSNLVRENLGQVSITGKHLRDPGVVVSREGYGTSYTLFAFDLTPDMEDGDHYNLIKNGNLKAEIRFTQALATNVNMIVFSVFDNVIQVNHACQIMFHYH; from the exons ATGGAGACCgcacctttttatattacgctaccGTCCAACGCCTCGAAACACATGTTCCctgacaatcagatttctaattatacggtgaacctggctaaaccggtggacctgaaagggtccttGGATGTGGCCTTAaaggagatacagtaccctagaacgtggaatacatttacaaagcacaaggctaaatttaATATAAAGCATGAGCAGGACCCTGTGAGCATCCACGTAGGATTTCCTCACGGCTATTACCCATCCGTTACATCGGTGGTCGACGCCATAAGTAGCATTGAAAAGTATGCGAATATAAATCTAGTGTCAGATAAA cctacacagaccagcattgagaacagttttttcatggaagtatcgcctctagccACTCTGACGCCTCTGGCTCCCATAGAGTTTTTTGTGTCTGGGTCCACGGACATGTATTTAGATCTCAACAATACACTACTGcacctcgtctgcaaaataacAAAAGCGAACGGCGCCAACATCGATGACGAAGCTAAAGTGGCGCCGATCGCCaaccccatcgcaaccatgtttaatcaggtggacattaacATGGGCGATCTACTCAtcacgcaaagtgataacatgtacgcctacagggcctacatagagagtattctaaataaCAGTCGAGAAGCCCTGAACACACAGTTTTCACCGGGGCTATTCTACAAAGATACTCATGCGCATTTTAAGGACAGGGCTTTGGACGGTGGCAAtgatggttttaaaaaaagagacagCTTTGCCgcaggcagtagacagtttgacctcctggggcgcgtacattcagaccttttcttccaagataggcTTCTTGTCAAtggtatcgatcttaagatcaaactcaactgcAACAAGGGCGTGTTTCATCTTATTAGCGGTgatgcggaacagtataaactggttatattgtccgcaaacctgtttgtaaagagagtaaaACGGTCAccgagtgtcagactggcccaccctgaagctttacaactatcaaacgccaagtacgccattgaaagagtggctctgaagatattcagcatccctgcCGGTACTCGATTAACACAGCAACAAAATCTATTTATGGGCCAActcccgaaactcatcatcatag GTGCTGTTATTCCCGCAAAACCGTTCATcccgagttttggaacatccaatttagTCAGGGAAAATCTCGGTCAGGTCTCGATAACAGGGAAACACCTGCGTGACCCAGGAGTCGTTGTATCGAGAGAGGGGTATGGGACCAGCTAtacgctgtttgcgttcgacctgactcctgacatggaagatggtgaccactacaacttgatcaaaaacggaaatctaaaagctgaaatacgctttacacaagcattggctaccaacgtgaacatgattgtattctctgtattcgacAACGTCATCCAAGTCAATCACGCCTGCCAGATTATGTTTCACTATcattaa